The window TTAATCGTTAGCCGAGCATGCAACACGAGGGCACATGAAGCCATTGCCATCCCCTCCGGCCATTGCTGGCCACATACGCCATACATACGCCCCCCACACCCAACCCCaggcaacaccaacaacaatcgAAACAAACAACACACAACATCGCATTCGTAACGCCAAGTCAAAGGCAAACTGTTCAAAAGAGAGAAGCGACCACCATAAACCCACTACTTTTGCATATGCACCTCACAGTGCACCATGCTGTAAGCCAAGTGCATTGCAAACAGCTGCGGTTAAGATAATAAGAGCTTGAGattaaattaagtttatataATCTTGATTGCCAAAAGGCTTATAACGttaaatacatttatattttaataaatttaagagGTAATATTCTTAAGattaaattaagtttatataATCTTTATTCCTACAAAGCTTATACagtatattttaatattatattttaagagGTAATACGCTTAGGATTAAGATTAAAGGAGAGATTAAAGATGAAAGAAGATgaaattaagtttatattaagtttaatacatttatatttcaataaatttaagagGTAATAATCTTAAGATTAAGattaaattaagtttatataATAAGTTTAATTAAGTTTAAATAATCCAGTTTTCTTATGGAGCCATAGGAATTGCCTAATTTTTGGCGTCTTAATTTTTCGAAtgagaaaatattaattttaaattgtatattatataattatattatcaATAACTGAAAAATAGatattatatttaagtatAGAGTCTTAAGAAATCCTTCAAAAGTAGCTAGgttgtatttatttgaaacTGTAATGATTATTGAAgctgaaaaaataattatgacaAGTGATAAAACAGGAAAAAGttgtatttttcaaataaattgcaaTTGTTTTCCCATCATTATGCAGACGTGCAAGACAATGGGTTTATATTGTTTTAACCACCACTGTGCTGAACGGTAACAGCTGGCAATGTCGTCTCTGTTGCTACAACAACAAACTGCATGCAAACACCACCCAAAGCCAAATCCGAGACCAGGCAGAGGCCATAAGGGACCAGTGAGCATAGTGAacagtttttatttcatatggAGCAAGCGAACGCGCGCGTACGAACGCATACAGAGAAGACCGAAAGCGCGGTCACAAGTGTTATTTGTTATTACTCAGTAATTGTTAAAATATCGCCACCGCAACAACAAGCCCGTGCTCAGTAgaagtatatatttatatgtacATCAGTAGGTACCTAGAACAGCTCCCAAAATGACTAATAAAGCACTTTAAAGCACTTCAATGACCGCAATGAATAatgcttttaattatttctttattcaTGTAGAAAACTTTAAGGAATCGCTAATAAAATCGCTAATCCCTCTCTCTGGTTGCTAAAAACTATAGAGAAAGAGAGGCGCAAGTGGCTTCCGGAAAGCTGCTGCGCAGATCAGCTACATAGAAGACATTCTCTGGAGAACAAGTTTTGAATTCTACAAAAGCTACATActtttgaaaaatggctaCTATAGCGGCATTACCAACGGCGACGCTACGGCGCAATAGCAGCAATAACAACAGAAACAAGGGGGTAAGTAAGAACTGGAAGCCTGTAATGTTAACTTGGCCCTTAAGCGAAGCGAGCAGGGTGGATTTCACAAGTTGAGACCCTTTGGACCGTCGCCAGGCTGGCAGACGCGTGCCCGAAAGGACGAATATACAAATTAACAGCAGAGGACGAGGCAATAGCATAGAGCTTTTATGATATTAGGGTattaaaagacaaaaaattcttaaaagggattttaaatattaaataagcAGGGGATTAATGGATATCATATaaacatataaacataaaactTAAACTTTAACAGGAAATGAAAAGGCTTTCAAATTAAAACTTAACTTTTTTAtcaaaaaccatatttaattCACAAACTCTGCACTTtcttagaaaaaaaaggatattataaactaatattttaGACATAAAATAAATCTATAAAATGAATATGATATAAtacctttaaaatttaatttttttaaattttaaatactatTATTATGACTAGATATGTATACCCAAAGAACTTGCAACTATTGGATTTGCAATGTTTGCACTTTTAAGTAAATAAATTCGCACGCATGCCCTGTGGTTCACAAGGACTTCCATAATCATTAATCAAATTACTCTCCCCAGGCCAAATCGCGGCGGAATGAGCGCAATATCCTTACGTTCTACGAAAAGATTGCCGTTATCCGGTACTACGACGAGACCAACATCTCCAGAAACAGCCTGGCCAAAATGTTTCACTGCTGTGCCACCCAAATCAGACGCATCCTGGACAAGAAGAAGGACCTACTCCAACAATTGGCCACATTGAGCGAAGCGGATGCCTCGATTATAATTGAGGAAATGACCCGGAAGCGTCGAAAGTTTGAAATGAGCGCCATAAGCTTCCTGCTACGGGAGTGGGTGGAGAGATGCAGGCAACTCCATCTGAATATCAGTATCACCAACCAGAAGCTCAAGGACACTGCTCTAAGAATGGCTGCTATATTGAACCTCCCATCGTTCCGCCCCTCCTATCGCTGGCTGAACCGATTCCGTGGAAAGTACAAATACGAAGGTGATGAACTGGGCTACCAGGGAGAGAATCCTGTCAACCAGGACCTGCCCGTGGAAGAGATCATAGTGGAGTTTAAGAACGCGTTGCCGAACTTTATGCAAAGGGAGTTGTCGGATCCACCTGAAGGAGTCAATGTTGCCGACTTGGTTAATCTATCCAGTGAGAACAGCTTGATGTCAGACCATCAGGACGAGGAGGATGAAGTCGTGGAAGTGGTTACTTGCGAACCCAGTGTCTTACCTTCCCCGCCAACTTCTTCAGTGAAAGGAGAAGAGGAACTTTTTATGAAAGAAGAGGACCTACCTTCCGAGGAGCAAATGAACGCGGGAACTAGCACCCTCCTCAATGGAGTCTTTCCCCACTTGGCCATCATCCACCAATTTGCTCTGATGAACTCAGACATCCAGGCCCTGGAGCTAATCTCCCAGCTCGGCGTACACATGCAACAGCAGGCCATGTCAGGGGCCTATGGGAAGCTGTCGCTGGCGACGGAAACTGAAGGAGACTCTGCCACTCTGCCGGACCTTCCTCCGGGGAGTATTTATGCAGACATTGACGATATAGAGTTAATAGAGTAGAGGAGCACCTAAGGGCCAAGCTGACTTTAAATATTATGCCATATTCTAGATAAGATTAAGGTCTTAAACTAAGAAAATAGTTTATATAAGAAGTGGATCTAATTGTTAAACATTTTTGTATTAATAACTTTAATTATTACGGCTTTAGATTAagattaatttaataaaataagtgaaaaatgaaataaatgtaaagtttttcattttaaatctAATATGTACTCACCATGCGCTTATCCGGAATAATAATCATATCGGAGCTACATTCCGGAGTGGCCAACTGCGGCTTTACCTccgtctcctcctcctcgccaCCCTCCTCGGGCTCCTCTTCCTCACCCATGTCCATGGGGCTGTTGAGCACCACCAGATCCCTAGCACATACCCTTTGCTGTCGGGCATCGTGCTCCACCAGGCCGAACTCCTTGCGAGCCAGGAGCAGACGCTCTCGCATCTCCGCGTTCACCCTCAGCTCCTCCGGCGTTCTTTGTGGAATGATGCACATGGTGTATTCGTCGTATAGGGCGCACTTCTTTTTATACGGACGGATGAAGCGGGACTCGGCTGCCTTCATGTGAATCCTGCGCAGTTCATCCTCGATAGTCATCACTTGGGAGATCGTAGAATTTGGCGCCCCTTTCTGGCAGACACGATCGCGAGGCGGGCAGAATTCCGCCTTCCATTCCGGAGTGGTTTCATTGCCCAGGTAGGTGCGGACCTCGTACGGATTCGTCGAGGGGCTGCAGTCCGCATTAACTTCCACgaattttttcaacatttttgcaAAATACTAACGATTTTGCAGGGTTGGAATAAAACTAACGAGTAATTTTGTATCAAGGCACGTTCTTTGCGTCTCCAATGGATAAAGTGATTCTGGAAATTTGGACTTGGGGCTAAAATGAAAGGCAAGGCATGCTTTATATCGGAAATATGTTGACCGCTTTATTATGAAATAGAAATGGAAGTATTTAGAAAATAGAAAATCTTGTCAGaatcatttcaaaataaagGTAATCCTCTAAGCTTCCAGGAAATGGCAATATATTAGTTTTATATCTTAGTAAAAAAGACCGCAAGTTTTACGAAACCCCTTTTATACcctaaatatataaactaactacttaaataataaaaaatattatctataaATGTAAAAATCTGTTTTCTGTAGTCTTTTTGAAATTTCCCGCCATAGTTTCAGTTCACAATAGTTCATTATTCTTGGGTTCCTTCTTTAGACCTTTATCGCACTCTCAAAGTCTGGCCACACTTGCAGCAGAAACAAAATCAACGTTGATGCAGCTTCAAACAAAGaggaatttttgtttttagtccAAGAACACGGGCTACCCAAGATCAAGATGTGGATTCAGCCCAAGGAGCTGTTGCTGCCATCGGCATTTTGGTGAGGATTCAAATAAATACCAGGCTAAATCGGATAAAAGCCGAATCCGCTGATTACCGTGCCCTGACTTTTgcgaatgtgtgtgtgtaacgGCATGTGTGTGTATGCATTGTTATGTTTATGGAAGGTGTCTCGTGTAAAGCGATTTTCACGAAATGCACCGCAAATATAATAGTTCTCGATCGTGTTCTAGTGCTGCGCATAAACTATTTAGTGACTTTGTTTAGTTTAATTGTATTGTTGATAACTAATTGAGCAGAGTTCAAGTCGCCAAGGCGGCTCAGCAGAACGCAACTCTTCGCCGTCCAGCGGCGCTGATTTCGCAacggaaaaacaaaaacagctgtGCAAAGTCAGCAGCAGCTTGGAAATTGATTTCCAACTGTTTCCTGCTGCGTAGAAAAGCCCCCCACAAGCCCCGTTTATGCGTAAAGTTTCACGAATTGGGATATAATTGTATCAGTACAAAAATGTTACCCGAAATATCtgcttattatatttttttatggggTTAATTATACATACTTATTTTAAGATAGTTattgtaaaaaaatttaaggaaaaaaagaGTAATTGTACAAAAATTTACTGACCAAAACatacatttaataaaatagcCATGACACATAACCACTCATGTATATCCCCTCCCCAAAAACTTGCTCACTAAGTGGCCTAATAAAACTCGTTTAACCCACAGGATTGCCGAGATGCAGTCTAGGTACTTTGTCCTGCAGAAGCGGCGTGGACACGGAGAGTCGCGGGGATTCGGTTCCATGTTGGTGGGCACCTATGACAGCGTGTGGAACACCAAACCAGCTCCGTACAGGATTCTCCACGAGACTCCATCATCGGAGGTGTCTTATGGTAGGTtgataatattgaaattgagGACGGAACTTACCCTCTTATCAGCTGAAATGAGACTCGTGGGAGGCGGGTTCTATGGCCAGCAATCTGTGTCCATGAATCATTATTGTTTCTGCGCTCATATGGGAGTATgcctattttttattttcattattttgcTCCCACCGGCCCCTCGAATAGTTACATAAACTCGGAGCGTGGCAGATTACGATTATTTCCTTTGTCGTTTtataaagaaacaaaaaaaaaaaaaaaaaagaaaagaagtcTGGCTTCAGGGAACAAAGCCATGTACGACCTTGTACGTTAATTAATTCAACAAAGCTTTAGAATATTACTTAAAGCAATACTCTTAATATTCAACAGATCCCTAGTAATATTAAATTCCAATTCCAGAAATCGCCATTGGAATTACCCAAGATGAAATCATCAAAGACTGGGAATGGCTGAAAGCCAACCTGTTCAAGGTGCTGGATGAGATGGAAAACGAGGACGAAGTGACCAATTTCACGATATGCAAAATCCAATCTCTCTACACCCAAAACAATCAAGATGACACCGGCGAATCGGCCGACTTCAAGGTGATGAAGTCTCAGTTTACGAAGATTTTCAAAATGCCAGAAGAAGAACGATTGGTGAACTCCTACTCCGCCACGTAAGAATGGAAATGAATTATTTCCCATAGAAGCCCTAAGACTTACTCGCTTTTTCATTCCAGATATGTAAAAAACAAGATTCCCCGACAGGGCCAACTTTATATATCCCTAAACCACGTCTGTTTCTACTCCTACATGTTGGGCCAGGAGATAAAGCGAATAATTCGCTTCTCCGAACTGGAGGACATCAGTCGAAAcgcaaatataatttatttgaaGACCACCAATAACATGACGTACAACTTTACCTTGTTCTCGAATGCCAGTGAAGCGCATTTACTGATTGAACAGCTGAACAAAATGGCAATACAACAACTGATCCAGGATCCCGAGAGTCCTGTGGTCGATCACAATCCCTCGAACATTCTTCGGCTGGGTGGAAAGGCATCAAAGAAACCCGTACTTCTGCGGGACCTAACAGCGCGCCAGAAGTCAGAGGAGTTTCGCATCTACTTCCGTTTGCCACAGACGGAAATAATCGATGGCCGGATAAAGGCGAACATCTGGACTCCATATTCAAAGCGATTCAATGCAGGTTACATCTATCTGTCGCCGAACTTCTTCTGTTTTCGCAGCGATGTTAAGGACTTGGTCAGTGTGGTAATACCCATGAAGACCATCAAGGTGGGTTTCAGTTATTATCTTAAAGGAAAAATGAATTAAACTCGATTCTATGCAGAGTGTGGAGAAGAAAGATGATGGCCACCAAAGGTTCGACAACCAAATCGTCATTATAACTTCAGAGAATGTGCCTTTCATGTTTGCTCAGATCGTGGACAGAGACGTCCTCATATCCAAGATAACAGATCTACTGGCTCGCATTCATGTGTAAGATACTAAGCGATTAAATCGTATGATACATTTCTTAATGGTTGCTTTTACTTTCAGACCTGTGAGCCGCGAGCGAGCCAAGTACGATATATCGTGGAGTAAACAGACTGCCTTAATGAACACATTCAAGACGCAGTTCAGCGCAGAGATCGTTCAGAAGCAGGAAGAAAAGATGAAGCGCTGGGAGTCGCATTTTCGAGACTTTGGTCGCGGCATCGGTATGTTCCGAACCACGGACGTAATCAATCTGATTGTGGAGGGCATACCCGATAAGTTGCGCCAGGAAATCTGGTTGATATTCTCGGGAGCGATTCACGACAAGGAAATGAATCCGGGCCTATACGAGGATCTGGTGGAGAAGGCGGCCTGCATCAAGCACTGCTTCGCCCATGACGAAATCGATCGGGACTTGCCGAGATCCTTGCCGGAGCATCCCGCTTTCCAGAGCACTGATGGCATCGGAGCTCTCAGAAGAGTCCTACAGGCGTATGCGCTGCGAAATCCCCAGGTTGGCTACTGCCAGGCCATGAATATTGTGTCTTCAGTATTTCTGCTCTTCTGTGACGAGGAAAACGCTTTCTGGATGCTCGCCAGTTTGTGCGAAAGTCTGTTGCCAGACTACTACAAGGACAAGGTGGTGGGGGCCCAGATTGACCAGGGTGTCCTGAACGAATTGGTGGAAACGCACTTGCCCGATTTGCATGGCCACCTGGAGAAGCTTGGCGTGATCAAGATGATCTCTATATCCTGGTTCTTGACCATCTTCATGAGCGTCATCAGCTACGAGAGCTCGTTGCACATTCTTGACTGTTTCTTCTACGAAGGGGCCAAGATCATCTTTATGATTTCGCTGAAAATAATTGAGTGGAATCGGGATAAGCTTCTCCGGTGCCAGGACGATGGTGAGGCCATGCTAGTGCTGCAGCATTACTTGGAGGGCATCTACAACCCGGAGTACCAGGTGCCGCCCTCCACTGACAAGCGAAAAATGGAACGCCACCAAACCCAAACCGTGCAGACTTTGATCCACGAAGCATACACGAAGTTTGGGGAACAAATCACCCAGCAGAGGATCGAGGAGCTGCGCAACAAGCACCGCCGACTAACTATGCGGCAGTTCGACATCGACAACGAGAAGACCATCGTCAAGGCCTACATCCAGAACCCCTACTTCGATCGGAACGAGCTGCACCAGTTGCTGACGATCATCAGGGAGGAGAAGCACTCTTTGAAGTCCctccaacagcagcagcagaaggcTCAATGTCCCCTCTCCGAGATACCACAATTGGTgcaacagtcaccaaacaaaGGACCGAACGATTTGGGAGCTTCTGGAAGCAGACAGGAGGCGTACTCTGTCAATTTCGAGGTGTTCCACACGCTATTCACGGAGCTGACACCATGGAAGAAATGTGTTAGCGTGGACATTGGAGAGAAGTTGTTCAGGGTAAGCTCTTTCCAGAAATTCCAAGTAATACATTCTTGAATGAAATGTGATTCCAGCTCACCGACAAGCGAGGTACTGGATCCGTGGACTTTGGCCAGCTCATCAATGCCCTTGGCTTGGTATGCTCCGCTAAGAGCATGGAGAAACTGAAACTCCTATTCGTCCTGCATTTGCCACCATTGCTGTCCAAGGCGGAGATTGAGAGATCCCGTCGCCCGCGTCCTCGCACCAAGGACGATGCTGAGGAAGCCTTCGAAGCCGAAGACTTTTTCGAGTAACTACAAATATTATATTACTTTTTAGCCAAACTTCCACTAAGCCCTACAATTTTTTGCAGCAATGACGCCTCAGAATCCATGGAGGCTCTGCCATCACCCTCGGATCACAACTTTGATGCTGACGACTTTGCTCTAATCAGTGCCACCCAGCACTTGCACAATCTGGCCGGAATTTCGGGCAACACGTTCATGGACCTGTCGCGCACCACACCCAATCTCTCGCTGAATTCAAACACGTCCTCACTGGCGCAGCGCGCCTCCACCTTTTACGTGGATCTGCCCACTGCGGCACCCCCGGGTACTGCAACATGCACAGATGCTGGGCGGGATGATGATGGAACCCTCCAGAGAGGGCTTCGCCAGCAGGGCCGTTACGAATCGATTGACACATTTTCGGATATTTCAGATCTGGGAGCGGCCCGTCTAACGCCGCCCGGAGCTTCTGGAGCGGGAGTGGATGAATTGAAGAACTCAGAAATGCTTCTGAATGTCGAGACTATATCGAATTTCTCACAGATAAGTGACTTGGTGGCAGCCACACGACTGGAGCGCGCAGATTCCAATGCGACGGATTCCCGGAGTCTTGGAAGTCTTGGGTATTTGCTGGATCAGCCGGATGAGGGGGCCTCCAATTCGCAGCATTCGATCCCACATATGCGCAAGGAGAACTTCCTGCTATTGTGGCGCAGTATCGTAGAAATTATGGGTCTGATTCAGGACGAGGAAATGCAAAGGGCTTGTAAGAATAGAGATTTAGAGGATCAAAGGACATGCTCTAATCGTGATTTGCATTTCAGATGAGAATCTCTTGGAACTCGGAAACAGCAACATCAAAAAAGAACCCAGCCTGGAGAGCTTCACCCAGCTGAACTTAGGCGGCAGTGGCGATGAGGCAAGCTAGTTTGCTTTTCAAACCAAAATGATGTGAACTTATGATCCTTTTTTTAGCAACCGGATAACAATGGCAACCCCACCACCCCTGCTGCAGAACCACGAAGCACTACCCGCCTGTTTGTGGATCTCGAGGAAGAGCTGCGACTGGCCAGTGGCAAGCCCAGGACAACGCCAAACAGCGGCGatagcagcagcagtagcacaAACACCTCCGAGTCCTGGCACATTTCCATCACACAGTTCATAGCCACCGTTCTGACGGTGAACAGTATCGTCCGAGGTTTCCAAACGCCGATCCAGATCAGCGAGCAAATCGAACAGTTGCAGAAGAAGCGCCGAAAGTGTCTCTCCACAAATTACTAAATATCCAAAGTTCCCATACCCTGTAGTCCTAGCCACAAATCTGTATTAGCCATATATGAGAGAGCGACAGATCCCTGATCCTTGTGCAATGCGGCAAGCTTTTAACCGTATCCATATTTGATTTATGTATATGTATTGTATTGCCTCTATCGTAAGTTAAGACAATTGTTTGTGAATATAATTCTATTATTCCTATTATACAACGcagttatatataaataacgaTGGATAGGGATCTATATCCTCTTCGATGAGGAGGTACATCTGTTACATATCCATGGCCACCTCTTGCTGTTGAATCCTGTTCGACACCGCGTGCTGTCGCTCGTCCTCCGCCGTTCGCACCAGACACTCCTCGTAGGTCCACTTGGGGAAGACCCTCTTGTACAGATACATGAAAGCAGTATCGTAGGAGCGCAGTTGGCCGTCGAAGTAGCACTTCATGTGACCGTGCGTGCCCAGTGATTCCTTGATGTGTCCCAACCGGCCGCACTTGGTCCTTATTTTAACGGGCTTGAAGTATTCCACGTCCTCCTTGTAGAAGAACATATAGCGGATTGTGGCCGATTTTCGGTTAATGCGCATGGGATGGCCGCTGAGGACGACCCGCTTCAAGACGATGCGATCGGGATTGCAGGAGAGCAGACGACCTCGGGCCACCAGAGCCAGTGTCGAGTCCGGGTTAACCTTGAATGCCAGTATGGCGGCAGGAGGGAACTGAATCGGCGCATAGAAAGTGGCGCAGACAGTCTCGTAGGGACGGAAATAGCGCTCGAACTGGtaggaaaaataaagttttggaCACAATTCCCAATAATATCCAATAAAATGATTCCTTACCTTGTGCTTGTCCCCGTTGGTGTGCTGGCTGTAAATGGGATTGACGACGAACCGCCGATAGCCACACTGAATGATCAGCTGCTCCTTGGACTTGAGGGGAACCTCCGAGTCGGGAATCCGCTGCAGGACCACGTTCATCACGCACATCTGATGCTCGTGGGGGAGCATTCCGTAGACAATGATGTTGTCCATCAGCTGGGCGGACTTGAAGGCGTTCCATCGACTGGCGGGCACATTGATCACGTGCAGAGTAATGTAGAAACCAGGCTATGAAGAAAAGAGAATCCTGTTTACAAGTCCTTTGATAGATTCTAGTGTTACTTACCAGGACACCTTCAAACTCCTTGGCCTCTGTGAGAATCCTTCGCTTGGTGCGATCAAAGTTCTTAAATTGATAAATGCGAGCATAGTCGGCGGGCAGGTTCTCCTTGGCATCCCAGGGCGATGTCCTGAAGGACTCGAGACCTCGGTACTTCTGGAACCTCTCGTGGGCGGGCACATCCAGCGGCGTGTCCACCTCGTCCGGCCAGAGCTGGTCGGTGCGAGCCTGCTGCAGTTTCTGCAACGTTTCACGCTCCTCCTGGAAGTCCATTTGCTGGTCATACTTCTCGTCGTTGATGGCCGCCTCCGACGCCACAGACACACTGTCCAGATATTCTTCCGTGTCGGAATCGCGCTTCTCGCACTCATCCTCGAAGGATTTGTTATCGCAGGACATGAAATCCTCGtcatcctcatcctcctcatcatcatcgtcgtcgtcgtcacTCATATCGTCGTCTCCTTTCGTATCACCATCTTCCACTTCCTCCACATCAGGGATCCAAGCTGCCTGGTATTCGCTGTAGCCCTTGGGAACCCTCTTAACCAGCTTCATTTTCTTGGTCTCCTGCTGCGATGCAGCGATCTCCTCTTCGGTGGGCCAGGTCTGTTCCGCGTCCATCGGATCGGGTATGTTTTCGCTCTGCAGCGAAGTGCGCTTTTGGGGATCACTGCGGTCCAGGAGACGCACCTCCACATTCTCACCATCCCTC of the Drosophila ananassae strain 14024-0371.13 chromosome 2R, ASM1763931v2, whole genome shotgun sequence genome contains:
- the LOC6506831 gene encoding uncharacterized protein LOC6506831 — protein: MATIAALPTATLRRNSSNNNRNKGAKSRRNERNILTFYEKIAVIRYYDETNISRNSLAKMFHCCATQIRRILDKKKDLLQQLATLSEADASIIIEEMTRKRRKFEMSAISFLLREWVERCRQLHLNISITNQKLKDTALRMAAILNLPSFRPSYRWLNRFRGKYKYEGDELGYQGENPVNQDLPVEEIIVEFKNALPNFMQRELSDPPEGVNVADLVNLSSENSLMSDHQDEEDEVVEVVTCEPSVLPSPPTSSVKGEEELFMKEEDLPSEEQMNAGTSTLLNGVFPHLAIIHQFALMNSDIQALELISQLGVHMQQQAMSGAYGKLSLATETEGDSATLPDLPPGSIYADIDDIELIE
- the LOC6506832 gene encoding TBC1 domain family member 9 isoform X1 — translated: MWIQPKELLLPSAFWIAEMQSRYFVLQKRRGHGESRGFGSMLVGTYDSVWNTKPAPYRILHETPSSEVSYEIAIGITQDEIIKDWEWLKANLFKVLDEMENEDEVTNFTICKIQSLYTQNNQDDTGESADFKVMKSQFTKIFKMPEEERLVNSYSATYVKNKIPRQGQLYISLNHVCFYSYMLGQEIKRIIRFSELEDISRNANIIYLKTTNNMTYNFTLFSNASEAHLLIEQLNKMAIQQLIQDPESPVVDHNPSNILRLGGKASKKPVLLRDLTARQKSEEFRIYFRLPQTEIIDGRIKANIWTPYSKRFNAGYIYLSPNFFCFRSDVKDLVSVVIPMKTIKSVEKKDDGHQRFDNQIVIITSENVPFMFAQIVDRDVLISKITDLLARIHVPVSRERAKYDISWSKQTALMNTFKTQFSAEIVQKQEEKMKRWESHFRDFGRGIGMFRTTDVINLIVEGIPDKLRQEIWLIFSGAIHDKEMNPGLYEDLVEKAACIKHCFAHDEIDRDLPRSLPEHPAFQSTDGIGALRRVLQAYALRNPQVGYCQAMNIVSSVFLLFCDEENAFWMLASLCESLLPDYYKDKVVGAQIDQGVLNELVETHLPDLHGHLEKLGVIKMISISWFLTIFMSVISYESSLHILDCFFYEGAKIIFMISLKIIEWNRDKLLRCQDDGEAMLVLQHYLEGIYNPEYQVPPSTDKRKMERHQTQTVQTLIHEAYTKFGEQITQQRIEELRNKHRRLTMRQFDIDNEKTIVKAYIQNPYFDRNELHQLLTIIREEKHSLKSLQQQQQKAQCPLSEIPQLVQQSPNKGPNDLGASGSRQEAYSVNFEVFHTLFTELTPWKKCVSVDIGEKLFRLTDKRGTGSVDFGQLINALGLVCSAKSMEKLKLLFVLHLPPLLSKAEIERSRRPRPRTKDDAEEAFEAEDFFDNDASESMEALPSPSDHNFDADDFALISATQHLHNLAGISGNTFMDLSRTTPNLSLNSNTSSLAQRASTFYVDLPTAAPPGTATCTDAGRDDDGTLQRGLRQQGRYESIDTFSDISDLGAARLTPPGASGAGVDELKNSEMLLNVETISNFSQISDLVAATRLERADSNATDSRSLGSLGYLLDQPDEGASNSQHSIPHMRKENFLLLWRSIVEIMGLIQDEEMQRAYENLLELGNSNIKKEPSLESFTQLNLGGSGDEQPDNNGNPTTPAAEPRSTTRLFVDLEEELRLASGKPRTTPNSGDSSSSSTNTSESWHISITQFIATVLTVNSIVRGFQTPIQISEQIEQLQKKRRKCLSTNY
- the LOC6506832 gene encoding TBC1 domain family member 9 isoform X2 translates to MWIQPKELLLPSAFWIAEMQSRYFVLQKRRGHGESRGFGSMLVGTYDSVWNTKPAPYRILHETPSSEVSYEIAIGITQDEIIKDWEWLKANLFKVLDEMENEDEVTNFTICKIQSLYTQNNQDDTGESADFKVMKSQFTKIFKMPEEERLVNSYSATYVKNKIPRQGQLYISLNHVCFYSYMLGQEIKRIIRFSELEDISRNANIIYLKTTNNMTYNFTLFSNASEAHLLIEQLNKMAIQQLIQDPESPVVDHNPSNILRLGGKASKKPVLLRDLTARQKSEEFRIYFRLPQTEIIDGRIKANIWTPYSKRFNAGYIYLSPNFFCFRSDVKDLVSVVIPMKTIKSVEKKDDGHQRFDNQIVIITSENVPFMFAQIVDRDVLISKITDLLARIHVPVSRERAKYDISWSKQTALMNTFKTQFSAEIVQKQEEKMKRWESHFRDFGRGIGMFRTTDVINLIVEGIPDKLRQEIWLIFSGAIHDKEMNPGLYEDLVEKAACIKHCFAHDEIDRDLPRSLPEHPAFQSTDGIGALRRVLQAYALRNPQVGYCQAMNIVSSVFLLFCDEENAFWMLASLCESLLPDYYKDKVVGAQIDQGVLNELVETHLPDLHGHLEKLGVIKMISISWFLTIFMSVISYESSLHILDCFFYEGAKIIFMISLKIIEWNRDKLLRCQDDGEAMLVLQHYLEGIYNPEYQVPPSTDKRKMERHQTQTVQTLIHEAYTKFGEQITQQRIEELRNKHRRLTMRQFDIDNEKTIVKAYIQNPYFDRNELHQLLTIIREEKHSLKSLQQQQQKAQCPLSEIPQLVQQSPNKGPNDLGASGSRQEAYSVNFEVFHTLFTELTPWKKCVSVDIGEKLFRLTDKRGTGSVDFGQLINALGLVCSAKSMEKLKLLFVLHLPPLLSKAEIERSRRPRPRTKDDAEEAFEAEDFFDNDASESMEALPSPSDHNFDADDFALISATQHLHNLAGISGNTFMDLSRTTPNLSLNSNTSSLAQRASTFYVDLPTAAPPDLGAARLTPPGASGAGVDELKNSEMLLNVETISNFSQISDLVAATRLERADSNATDSRSLGSLGYLLDQPDEGASNSQHSIPHMRKENFLLLWRSIVEIMGLIQDEEMQRAYENLLELGNSNIKKEPSLESFTQLNLGGSGDEQPDNNGNPTTPAAEPRSTTRLFVDLEEELRLASGKPRTTPNSGDSSSSSTNTSESWHISITQFIATVLTVNSIVRGFQTPIQISEQIEQLQKKRRKCLSTNY
- the LOC6493150 gene encoding pre-rRNA-processing protein TSR1 homolog, whose amino-acid sequence is MADHAFHRPGPLKQKNKAHKTGRHRSKGAIDNALKGKVGIQAVSHKHKQQQRKEQRRNQLNQLRRNKREEVLEQKRKLGGQNTAPFLVCVLPMHEQIDPKSALEILQSCDSDLVVENSPSGIVYINMPRFKQRFAFVSPPVGRGNELIALDYLKVCDTTLLLTSAAFGDDEIFDRWGQRVFNMISAQGIPTPVVALMDLESINPKRRPAAKQAAQKFISKLLPEEKIMQLDTSSEGLNVMRRIGGQKKRILHNVANRPHLFGDIVEFKPSSDPNEDLGTLEITGFLRGQSLNVNGLVHIPGLGDFQVGQVVAPPDPYKLDKSRDGENVEVRLLDRSDPQKRTSLQSENIPDPMDAEQTWPTEEEIAASQQETKKMKLVKRVPKGYSEYQAAWIPDVEEVEDGDTKGDDDMSDDDDDDDEEDEDDEDFMSCDNKSFEDECEKRDSDTEEYLDSVSVASEAAINDEKYDQQMDFQEERETLQKLQQARTDQLWPDEVDTPLDVPAHERFQKYRGLESFRTSPWDAKENLPADYARIYQFKNFDRTKRRILTEAKEFEGVLPGFYITLHVINVPASRWNAFKSAQLMDNIIVYGMLPHEHQMCVMNVVLQRIPDSEVPLKSKEQLIIQCGYRRFVVNPIYSQHTNGDKHKFERYFRPYETVCATFYAPIQFPPAAILAFKVNPDSTLALVARGRLLSCNPDRIVLKRVVLSGHPMRINRKSATIRYMFFYKEDVEYFKPVKIRTKCGRLGHIKESLGTHGHMKCYFDGQLRSYDTAFMYLYKRVFPKWTYEECLVRTAEDERQHAVSNRIQQQEVAMDM